TTTGAAATAAGTGAGTTCAGTACTTCCGCCCCCCATATCGAATGTAATTCCTTCACTTATGTCCAGTGCATGTGTAGCAGCTAAATAGCCGTAATAGGCTTCCTCATACTCATCCAAAATACAGATAGAATATCCAGTCTCTTGCTGAACGATCTGCATAATTTCTTCTTTATTTTCAGCCTGCCTAATGGTGGCGGTTGCTACACAGATAGTTTGTGTTACCTCATAGACATTAAGGACCAATTTAAAACTCTGGAGGGATTTTATCAACAAGTTAATTCCCTCTTTTTTTAACAATTGCTGCTTACTTAAGTACTTCCGAAGTCGATATGTATTTTTGATGTTTTCTATTTCTTTAAAAGAACTTCCAACTTTTGATTTTTCGTAAATTACAAGGCGAATGGTATTGGATCCAATATCAATAATCGCTATTTTTTCTTTCAATTCACTTTTCATCCTTTACGAAATTTATTTTGTTTGCCCTAATACTATAATGCTAATAACATATTCTTCAAGTGCATCTATGTAAACTTTTTGTATATTTTAAATTGACACATTTTTTCTTTTAGCCTAATGCCCATATATATTCTCCTATATTTGTGGTAAAATAAAATCAGGGACCACTTCCGAACATTTCGCTTGTTGCGGGACACTTAACCACTGTACGGACGGAAGTGGTCCTTACCAAAAAGCCAGGCAATTATTGCCTGGCTTTTTGAATGGGTTCTAACCAATGGAAATAAATAGTTATAATCGTTAAAAATAGAAGATAACCAAAAAATGTATAAATATGCTGCCACCTATTAGTATGGACAAAAAAGCCTAACATTTCTGACAGCTTTTCCAAAATTGGCATTAGCAGGCTGACAAACAAAACAATCCCCGCCTTTCCCCAATGGTTCACTTTGGAAAGACAATTGATAAAAATCAGAATCAAAAATGGCAATCCTACTAAATTAAATAAAATATTGATCGAAAAAATATCTGGAAATGGCCTCTCGGGAAATTGATTCCATCCTTTTCCTACAAAATAAAGGTCTAAATAAGTTCCAAGCAGCGAAGCAAGGACGGCACATGCAAATGAATGTTTATTCCAGAAAATTAATGGTCTTTTTGGCAACGGCTGCGAGCTCGAGTCGTTCAAGTGTTTTACAGTATTCATGTTCAATCTCCCCATTAATCAATTCTTCATCTTTTTGTAAATAATTCACCACATCGATATTATTGAACCAATCCCCTTTTTCTGCCTCCTTCTGAATGACATTTTTCCATGCGTCTTCAAGTTTCGGGCTAAATATCCTCCCAGCACCTTTTCGAAGTAGACAATTTTTTAATCGAAGCGGAAAAGGAAATCCAGGAATCCCCTCCTTTACCTGGTTAAATAGATGTGGCCAGTAATCCTTTCTTGACCCAGTATGCGGATGGCTTTTTGCCCAATTGACTGTATCTTGTAAAAATTCCCCATCCCTAAACAAAACTGCATACAATCTTTTTCCCAACAAGATCCTTTCATGCAACGATTCAAATTGGTGAAGTGTCTGCCCCTTTAAATGTCCTGCCCCATATGGAAAGAGGATGTGGTTAAA
Above is a genomic segment from Neobacillus endophyticus containing:
- a CDS encoding CBO0543 family protein encodes the protein MNTVKHLNDSSSQPLPKRPLIFWNKHSFACAVLASLLGTYLDLYFVGKGWNQFPERPFPDIFSINILFNLVGLPFLILIFINCLSKVNHWGKAGIVLFVSLLMPILEKLSEMLGFFVHTNRWQHIYTFFGYLLFLTIITIYFHWLEPIQKARQ